In one window of Rhizobium oryzihabitans DNA:
- a CDS encoding MFS transporter yields the protein MSPTTTPAAARPLNSQDYRTLGLSALGGALEFYDFIIFVFFATVIGHLFFPPEMPDWLVMIQTFGIFAAGYLVRPLGGIVLAHYGDRYGRKRVFAFSILLMALSTLGMALMPTYAMIGVAAPILLIILRMLQGAAIGGEVPGAWTFVAEHVPFRRVGLACGFLTSGLSFGIMLGSLIAFAINSLFSAEDVAAYAWRIPFLLGGIFGLIAVYLRRWLEETPVFTEMKKSKSLTDKLPLGLVLKHHMRGVVISALLTWVLSAAIVVTTLMTATFLQKLYGYTPTQALAGTSFGTLFLIFGVIIAGALIDRVGSGIFFMAASIFFGIATFTFYSYAGESLETMFVLYGVMGLSVGMAGAVPYVMVRAFPASVRFSGLSFAYNVSYAIFGGLTPIAVTTALAVNPMAHAWYLVFIAVLAFCIGLYLYLRGSEIESHVGIEELAALRS from the coding sequence ATGTCTCCCACCACTACGCCGGCGGCAGCCCGGCCCCTGAACAGCCAGGATTACAGAACTCTTGGCCTTTCGGCCCTCGGCGGCGCGCTGGAATTTTACGATTTCATCATTTTCGTGTTTTTCGCCACCGTCATCGGCCATCTGTTCTTCCCGCCAGAAATGCCCGACTGGCTGGTGATGATCCAGACTTTCGGCATCTTCGCCGCCGGTTATCTGGTGCGGCCACTGGGCGGCATCGTGCTGGCGCATTATGGCGACCGTTACGGCCGCAAGCGCGTCTTTGCCTTCTCCATCCTGCTGATGGCGCTCTCCACGCTGGGCATGGCGCTGATGCCGACCTATGCCATGATCGGCGTGGCGGCACCCATCCTGCTCATCATCCTGCGTATGCTCCAGGGCGCGGCCATCGGCGGCGAAGTGCCGGGGGCCTGGACCTTCGTTGCAGAGCACGTGCCCTTTCGCCGCGTTGGCCTCGCCTGCGGTTTTCTGACGTCGGGCCTCTCCTTCGGCATCATGCTCGGCTCGCTGATCGCTTTCGCCATCAATTCCCTCTTCTCGGCAGAAGATGTGGCGGCCTATGCATGGCGCATTCCCTTCCTGCTCGGCGGCATCTTCGGCCTGATCGCCGTCTATCTGCGCCGGTGGCTGGAAGAAACACCTGTTTTCACCGAGATGAAGAAATCGAAGTCGCTGACGGACAAGCTGCCGCTCGGCCTCGTCCTGAAGCACCATATGCGCGGTGTCGTCATTTCCGCCCTGCTCACCTGGGTTCTGTCGGCGGCCATCGTCGTTACCACGCTGATGACGGCAACCTTCCTACAGAAGCTCTATGGCTACACACCGACGCAGGCGCTGGCCGGCACCAGCTTCGGCACGCTGTTCCTCATCTTCGGCGTCATCATCGCCGGCGCATTGATCGATCGTGTCGGCTCCGGCATCTTCTTCATGGCCGCCAGCATCTTCTTCGGCATCGCCACCTTCACCTTCTACAGCTATGCCGGCGAATCGCTCGAGACCATGTTCGTGCTTTATGGCGTCATGGGCCTGTCGGTCGGCATGGCGGGTGCGGTGCCCTATGTCATGGTGCGCGCCTTCCCGGCATCGGTCCGCTTCTCGGGCCTCTCTTTCGCCTACAACGTCTCCTATGCCATCTTCGGCGGGCTGACGCCGATTGCGGTGACGACGGCGCTCGCGGTCAATCCGATGGCGCATGCATGGTATCTGGTGTTCATCGCCGTCCTCGCCTTTTGCATCGGCCTCTATCTCTATCTGCGCGGCAGCGAGATCGAAAGCCATGTCGGCATCGAGGAACTGGCGGCGTTGAGGTCGTAA
- a CDS encoding AAA family ATPase, producing the protein MLFLDSVTMKEAPDRRDEYPFSVPALRKLERLEFKTPITFFAGNNGSGKSTLLEGLAAGMTAYAIGNHGQVAGDLYLQHAETVAKAFYFARKKYPKIRMFMRAEDVLGYIRKQNEETLDDFRWEREKALKRGEDFPEETPDTFMHIVRNNVIDRRSHGEGFLDIMQQRLHGAGLYFLDEPESPLSPQKQLELAAIVRHTADSGGQLIIATHSPVLLAIPEATIYYFDEDGVTERLYDELENITFLRRFLDRPSKYLSD; encoded by the coding sequence ATGCTGTTTCTCGACAGCGTCACCATGAAGGAAGCGCCGGACCGAAGGGACGAGTATCCCTTTTCCGTTCCGGCGCTGCGCAAGCTGGAACGCCTCGAATTCAAAACACCGATCACCTTTTTTGCCGGCAATAACGGCTCCGGCAAATCGACGCTGCTGGAAGGGCTGGCAGCGGGAATGACGGCCTATGCCATCGGCAATCATGGCCAGGTTGCCGGCGACCTCTACCTCCAGCACGCGGAAACGGTCGCGAAGGCATTCTATTTTGCCCGCAAGAAATATCCGAAAATCCGCATGTTCATGCGTGCGGAAGATGTGCTTGGCTACATCCGCAAGCAGAATGAAGAGACCTTGGACGACTTTCGCTGGGAGCGGGAAAAAGCCCTGAAAAGAGGCGAGGATTTTCCGGAGGAAACGCCGGACACTTTCATGCATATCGTCAGAAACAACGTCATAGACCGGCGTTCGCATGGCGAGGGATTTCTCGACATCATGCAGCAGCGGCTGCATGGCGCAGGCCTCTATTTTCTCGACGAACCCGAAAGCCCGCTTTCGCCGCAAAAACAGCTGGAGCTCGCGGCAATCGTCCGTCACACGGCTGATAGTGGCGGTCAACTGATCATCGCCACCCACTCACCGGTCCTCCTGGCCATTCCCGAGGCGACGATTTATTATTTCGACGAGGATGGCGTCACCGAGCGCCTCTATGACGAGCTGGAGAACATCACCTTCCTTCGGCGCTTCCTCGATCGTCCGTCGAAATACCTCAGCGATTGA